A stretch of DNA from Dioscorea cayenensis subsp. rotundata cultivar TDr96_F1 chromosome 4, TDr96_F1_v2_PseudoChromosome.rev07_lg8_w22 25.fasta, whole genome shotgun sequence:
GTCTTTCCAAACTTAGGTTGATGACTTCTAGCGTTTTGTACTTGTGATATTtacattttttcggtttttcTATATGTTTATCTTTGTGAATTTATAATGTTTGAGGGCACCCTTACTAAatatttactatagcaaaagtGGTATTTTGATCTTccattcttttctctttttttaagtgGGATAAATTATCTATTGAACCCTAATCAAAGTGTTATCATCTTTGCATGTGGTTTGTAACTTCGCTTTGAGacgtatttgtttttttccagaTATAAGTTTAAATTGGCCAAGTTAAATGAATTAAATGGAGAGGAAATAAAAGCCTAATGCGGACAAATCATTAATCTTCGAATTAAATATCAACTCTTCTATCATTAGATATTGTATTTgtgagttaattttttaataaatcatttaactatagttttgcttcattttaataattagatttcaatttgcataaaaaatagTCACTCATCTTCAATTTTATCTCTTGGAGTAGTCACCCAATTGATTTGGAAACCAAATAGTTTATATGGCAGTTGAAAAATCTATATCAGTATTCATGTGACATATTAGTCATTCAATCTAGACTGTACACATCACCAAACTTTAAAAGATTTTTCTGCTGCTATATTAGCTATTTAGTTTCAAATCAATTGAGTAATTGGCtcgataaaataaaattaaaaatgagtaactattttgatataaattgaatttcagttataaaaaatataacaagacCATAGGTaagtgatttataaaaaaaattaaccctcTATTTACACTAAAAACTgttaaataaaagatttaaacgGTTAAATAAGAACACATTTAGTCAGCACCAATATTATTAACGGTATTGGATTATTGtggaataaaatatatattattaaatccCATTCCTCAGTCATTGGCGGGGAATTATTATCCATTTTTAAAGTATTTGGTTTCTAAATAAACTAATATCATCACTTTCTCAAAACATAAGAAGACTAAAACTCAAGCAAAGAATAACTCACTTCTTTCATTAATCCCCAAAACAAaatgtctaatatatatatatatatatatattaatgctggtagtaaattttatgttttacaaTGTTCATATTtaccataaaataaaaaaacaaaaattaaaaatctaaaataagaaAGCTTGGGCCAGGCCCAagtagaaaaaacaaaaaagcttTGGAGGAAACCCTAATcggaaattattattatttactaaattaagtgaatggagatctaAGGATTGATTGAAAGATGCcctaagtttaaaaaataaaaaaataaaaaataaaaaaagaaaccctAGTTATTATTGCACAGTTCCACTTCccataaaaaaaggaagaaaaaggatGAAAAGCAAAAGAGTATATTTTTTCTCGCTAGTTTTGGAAAAACAACAAGAGAGATAACGAGGTAGTAAGAACGAGGGttttggagagagagagagagagagagagagagagagaaagagagaagggaGGAGAAAAAGGAGCCGCCTTTGGTTGTGTTGCTCGTCGGAGGAGGGGCGGAGGATgagcggaggaggaggagggaggggAGCCGGGGTGGCGGGGATCCCGGCTGGAGCACGGAAGATGGTAGCGAGCTTGAAGGAGATCGTGAACTGCCCGGAAGCGGAGATCTATGCGATGCTCAAGGAGTGTGGCATGGACCCTAGCGAGGCTGTTCATCGGCTTCTTTCTCAAGGTCGTATTAGGTTTTTGTGTCTATTGTTTGCGTTGTTCTTTGGATTTTGTTTCTTGATGTGATTGTGGGTGGTGGAATACCTCTGGAAGGGCAGGAGGTTGGGgaaaggaggggtttttttgGGGAGAGGTgggatttctttgttttcttggggGCTTTTTAGGTCGTGGATGGAGTGGATTAGGGCAATGGGATTGTTGATTTGCTTTGATTGGGGATGGAGATGGTTTGATCTGTGGAAGAAGAGAGCTTTGGGGGTAACATGGATTGGTGTGTGCTTAGTGGAAGAATAGAGAAACTTGAGGGGAAGAAGTGGGTTTCAGGTGAAAGGCGAgagatttttggatttccatgggAGTTTTTAGGGCTGGGTGGAGGGAAAGGGGCAATGAGACcttggatttgtttttttcttgagttcGGTTATGCTTTGATCTGTGAGAGCACATAGCTTAAGTGCGACATGGATTGGTTTAGACTTCGGTTCAGGGAAGAAGGATTTCAGAGTAAGGGTAGTTTGTGGTTGAGGGGAAGAGAGTTTACGGTATatatgtggatgaggaagatgagCAAGTTGTTGATTTGGTTTAGGTTATTAGAGATGATTCGTGAGTTGATTCGTGGAATACATGTCTTGTCAGTTCTCTTTTTCTGTTACGgaaagttgaagaaaaattgaagtttattttttggaagaaaagaagctTTTTTTTCCTCCTTTGGAAGGATTTAGATTGAGTGTGGAGGGAAATTTCAATGGGTTGATTACTTCTCATCATTTATGATTGCTTGTGTTTCAATCTATAGAATAAAACAGTGTgcaggatgtttttgtttttttcattttgtcaGATATGTTGCAGATTACAAGAGAGTGAGCAAACAAATGAAAAGGAGGTTGCCGGAATAAATGATCCTTTAAATTCCTCCAATATGGGAGTTTGGTTGGATTAGAAATCTTGTTCGAAGGCCTATTTTATGCGTTTAATTAATGGCTTTAAGAGACTCGAATTATTTACTTAGATTTTGGCTTTCCTTTGAAGAGTGGTTCTTGTTAGTGGGATATTTGCAGTTAAGTTCAGTGAGAGACTAATATTGATTGTCTGTGAGTGGGTATCCATAAATTGTCTTAGTTCAATTGCTGCCCCAAAATCCTCAATAGCCAGAAAATTTAGTGCGCTAAAACAATTGTCAATTCTGTGTATTGTCTGCATGAGCAACATACGACATACCTCAGCCATCTGTTGTTTATCTCTTGACAATATCAGATGCATTGCAGTTGTTAGATATCCATAGGTGTTGCCGTGTTGGAAAAGTTTGTCTGTACCACCCAGGTAGATAACCGTTGGTATTGGTGGAGTTAAACTTGCTTATGTTTGTAACTTAAACATTAGATGCAATATAGTATGTAGCTTAAGAGAGGTAAGGATTTGTCATTGTTGAGTGCACTAGGGATTATCTGTAGACCTGGGCATTTGATGATATTAGATGAATTCATTTTTAAGGCAAAACTGGCAAATGAGAAATTGGGAGTTGAGGGGACAAATTATCCAGTGATAGCCCAACTTCTTTCATTATGATGCTTATATCTTGATAAGAGCATCCTTTACTTTTGTACATATCTTAGTCTATAGGATTGAAATGCATAATGATTTTGCTGAATATGGCCTTACCTGGGAATTTTTTAAACCTTTCATGTTAATTTAGGTTATTTAGTACCAGCTGTTTTGTCTTTGATGTTTCATATCGTGGATTTTTGGTAGGGCTTAACATGCTTTCTTGTGCTTCTTACCTTTTGCCTTTAGTTTGAATTGATAATCTTTTGTACAGTTTTTAATTTGAGTGCCTTTATTCAGTTTTAAGTGAGAATGGCTTGGCTGAGACAAAGAACTGACATGTATGTTGCCCGAAGAGACTCATCTTTTGGTGGAGCACTGcagattctttgttttttgtgcTTTGTGTTCTATGGGTGTTCTATATTGATGTACCTCATGTAAAGGcatttgtgatttatctacaGTAGAATGATTTATGAATAAGTGGCTTGTCAGTCAGCAATCCATTTTTTCAGATATGTGTGTGATAATTGTGTGCCTacaatttttaaatctttgataATTGTATATCTAACTTGATTTTTGTGATCGTGTAGATACTTTTCATGAGGTGAAGAGCAAAcgtgaaaagaagaaggaggttaGTGCAAATTTTAATTCATCTCTCAGGAATGCATAAGTGTCAATCAATGTTATGTGAAAGGATTTAATATAATTCTTTATAGGATGGATATTAGTAATGTTGCTACATGCTTGGTTTGCTTCTAACATCTGTTCTTCTTCTGATTTGTTGTTGCATATATGTTCACCTGTCTTTATATATTAGTAAAATTGCTGCATGCTTGGTTTACTTTTAACATCTGTTCTTCCATCTGATTTATTGTTGCATATTTGTTCACCTGTCTTTTTATGGTTAGTTCTTTTAACTTTGATATTtacaatttctttttaaaatcatGAGCTCTTTCAACTTTTATTATGTGCCACCAAGCGTTCCATGCCTATATCCACATAATAAAGTATGTCTTTTTAAAACCTTTGTTGGTTCATAATTTGTAGTGTCCAGAATTGGGAACTTGATCTCTTTTAGTGTtattttcccatcttttctttgttttttaatctCTATAAAtggattattatttaaaagaatGGATGATTTTGCAATCCTCACTTTCTTTTGCACTGCCATACTCAAAATACGGTTGCtttcttttgcctttttttttttttaacttaaaccTGTTAAATGTTTTTGAGTGCTTAGAAGAGATGCATGGTTGTGTCTATCAGACTATCAGTCAATAAggcttattattttctttttctacttgGCTTAGGTTAAAGAGGTTCCTGAGAACAGATCTAGATCAGTGGGTGCCAAATCCAATCGGGGAGCTCGAGGTGGTACTGACCGGGGGCTGCGTAATAATCCGTCTCAATTCAGTTCTAGTGGTATGTATATCTACActattatatacttatttatgTGCATTTAAAGCAGTATttgaatttgtatatttttagatgctttattttctttttctgtgtTACTCTAGATTTTGCAGTTGCTCGAGGTAAAGCTGTACACCagaaagaaaattcagaaaatgcTATTCCTACATCAAGTTTGGAATCTGCCTCATCAGCCACttatcataataaaaggtcaacaACACTACACTGCTCCATAAAATCCATcctaacaaaattaaaaatcaaaatactgTTCTTGCTAAATAAGTctcattttatcttatttttaagtgTGACGCTCACAGTACTCTTTGAGTGGTAATATGCTGAGCTGGGTTTGGGTTAATGTTAGCCTACTCTTGGTCAGGATCTTAAATTCTTATGCTCAGGTATACTGCTTCATAGTGCATATAATGTTTGCAGAATGCTGTTGCACCAGAACCTAGCCGATTTATGGCCCACTAACATTGGTGCTGCTTATAGGATTGCCTGAGCTCAGTTTTGCTGTATTGGTCATACCAATTTGGTGCATTGACTATTAAACTTATTTATGATACTCTCTAATGACTAatctattttcaaaatttcatatCCTATTAGTGGGGATGAATTGGAATTATGCTAATTAATATCTGGAATTCTGCGTTCACACGTAATATTGTTGTTTATAGGCTGCAATTTAAAATGCTTTTTCTAGAGTGCTTTTGTTTGGTTGTAAGTTGATGAACTCCAATGGCATAATCCAAAACTTAATCCAAAACTTAAAGTTATGTTTGACAAACTTTTTACTAGCATCAGCAAAGGGATCATTATTGACCTCTTTCATGCATTTACACCCTTGAAGATCTCCAGTTAGTTTGTGTGCAGTCCATCTTAAGATGCAATACAACTCTTGCACTGCAAACATAGTGGACAGCAAATTTTATGCGAATTGCGTTTGCAGTCTGTTATTGAAAATGCATTTGTGTGTTGGGCATATAATCACTTGTGTTTAGTCACTGTAATTCTCTTAGGGATGAATCTGctggttataaaaaaaaaagaatagctTTGTACTCGATGAGTGGTATCTGATCCCTTTTGAGCAAAATAAACTCATTATAGCATTGTAACTCATGTAATAATTTGAGAACCCATCATGTTAACCCTGAGTGGGAGACGAATTTTATGTTATCCTTTTACTCTTGTTGTATCTGTAACAATGTTCTACTGTTTCCCTTGAAAATCAGTCTCTGTATAGTTTCTCATCTTAATGAACAAACATCAAGCATTTTAGATTATATGCTATTGAAAACTACCATACACCTCTTATACTCCCTCAgttcctttttagttgtcaaCTTTACCTAATTTCACACCGATTAAGAAAGTTGGTTAAAAGTTAGTTCGTTacctaaatatttttataaaaaaatccattactttctaaaactacccctatttaaaTCCCCCACTAGtgaagtatataatttaatacttagttgactgtgatttattgaaaattgtacaaatacattaaattaaaagggcaaatttggaaaaaaaattatttaatgctgcacaaaatttctaatgtgacaaataaaaaggaacatagAAGAGATCCGAAAcgtgacaactaaaaaggaacggagggagtattaaACATGAATACCATCTTTCCTTTGGGCTCCCATACATTAGGCCACTTTTCACTTATATGCTTTATCTGATGCTagcaagatatatatatatatatatatattattaaagaaatgaTTGTGCTTTCTTCAATCCCTGACATGAGTAATCTTTTGAGGAATCTGAAATACTAGTTTAGTTGCTTGTTACTGATTCATCTACTTACTCATGAACTGCAGTGATTTTGCACCTATGAGAACTCCAGCACCTACAACTGTTGTACCTGATGGTCTCTCATATCCAGTGCAACCTTCATCTGGATACCAGAATAGTTGGTTTGGAGCCCCTGGTCGTCGTTCGATGGCTGATGTTGTAAAGATGGGCAGGCCTCAAGGGAAGTCACCCAGCGTATCTGCTGTGGCTAGTGACTCATCCTACACACCATCTGTTCCCCTCCTGTCAGACATGCCACCCCTCTGTCAGAGACCCTCACCATCGGTTTTGCCTTGTGAATCGAATCAGGAATCGCATTCTTCTCAGAATCCGATCCTTAAGAGCACGGAGATAACTCATGAGCAAAACACTAGTGTAGGATCACATGGCTCTCATGATGATTGGGCGGTGGTTGACGAATCACCTGCTGCAACAGTGCCATCTGTTCCAGAGACATCTGGTTCCTCTACTTTGTATGCAGAGACACCTACTCTTGCTGATGGTAACAACTTGCATGTAAATCCTCATTTGAATGAGACTGAAGAGTTAGAGGATGACGCTACTGATGAGGACTTGCACGCAGAGCATACTGGATCTGTATCTCTCTCTGACAGGCAAGTGCAATTGGATAATCTGGGAGATGACTCACATCAGACTGATGattctataaataatttgaGCTCTTACCAATCGCAAAGGCATGCTTTTGAGCATCGTGAAGGTAAAATCTCCCCTTACATATTTCGGtgtctcttttcttctttaggTTTTGTGTGAATTCTAGGATTTAATGGATTACAAATTGATTAcaatcttctcctcattttttatattctttttctgtttaagaGGAACTTTGtaagattatgattttttatacaATCTTTAGAAGGGCTTATGGTTGATTGGCATTTAAATGGATATTTggctttttatattttgtgaaaattattgctaaatgcttcttgaCAAGAATGATCGGCTGGGTAGTCTAAGTTTCCTGGATTGCCACTTCTGGTTGCTTCTGTATTAGGTGAGTAATAATTATGCCATGATTCACCACCTTATCCCAGAATTCTTGTTGCTTCCAATTCTGAAATAGTACACACTTCGTAGTACCTATGCTTGTTGGTTTAGACTGAGCAGCAATGCAAGATGTAGTTTTGAAGGTTTTACAAAGGTTAGACATTGTTGTGCTATGCTGCCATCGAAACTTTTTGTTCTCTATTCTTGCCTCCTCTTTGTTGATATGGCCAGAGTTAATCATAAAATATactatgattaatttttattatgtgtCAAATGTCCTTGGTGTGTGTAATGATTTAGTGATTTTAGCTTATATTTCTAACAAGTATAATTTCTACCGTGCCTATcgtatttgtcaaaaaaaataaaaaataaaaaatataaacataataaaataaaatataaaacaagtaTAATTTCTGACAACTTCCTTTGATGAACTGTTCCTGTGCTTTAGCTAACGTGTAATAATCTTGATGGTTGTCATTTCAGTTGAGGATGTTAATGCAGAAATTTCATCAGTGGCTGCTAATTTACATCAAATAAATCTGCAAAAAGACCTAAATGCACCATCTGTGGAGGAAATCCCTGCAGTGATAATTCCTGATCACCTGCTGGTTACTAATGTAGACTGCTCCCACTTAAGCTTTGGTAGCTTTAATTCTGGAATTATTACTGCTGGTTTTTCTGGATCATTCTCGTCAAAGCCCATGAAAACCAGCTTGGATGTGGCTCCTGTTACAGAAGATACTTCTTCAATTGATAAGTCTGAGCCTAGGTATTTATTCTGTTATTTATACCTCCTTGAGTATGCTCTTAGTGTTTGGGATGACTCATTTATGTAATGCAGGAATACCGAATACTATGATAGTGAGCAGCTTAGGTCTGCTTTAAGTGAAAATGTTGCTTCCACAAGTACCACTACCACAAGGGAGGATGTGCCTTCTGCTACAGAGCCAGAAATCATCAGAAGTGATTCCTTGGATGCCACCCATGGACTTCAGTACAATTTCCCATCTGTCTCTGATTATACATTACCAAGCACTACGGAACAAAATGCTGCAGGATATGGTTTCCCGCAATCAAATTCGCAAATCCAAAATCTTGCTCCTTTCTCAAGTTTAATGGTAATCTAGAAGCCCTAACATTTGTTTATCATCTAGTTTCATTTTGATAGCATTACAGACTGCCAGTATTTCACTGTGCTTCTCTACAAGCTTCTCATATCTATGCCCATATCTATATCCActatcttctttgttttataaTCTATCTAATATCTAGTGGTGGTGGAGGGTTCTTGAGAAATAATTTCAGACGTGCATTTGCTAATGCACATGTGAAACATggatttttctcatttattaatttgtgcCAAATTCCTCCTTGTTCCTTGTTTGTGCTATTGTAGACTGACAGTAATAAAAGTCTTAGCAACATTACATAGCAACATTACAGACTGCCAGTATTTCACTGTGCTTTCTCCACAAGCTTCTCATATCTATGCCTAAATCTATATCCActatcttctttgttttataaTCTATCTAATATCTCGTGTTGCAAATATTCTGTGTTGGTGGAGTGTTCTTGAGAAATAATTTCAGCCGTGCATTTGCTAATGCACATGTGAAACATgaatttttctcatttattaatttgtgcCAAATTCCTCCTTGTTACTTGTTTGTGCTATTGTAGACTGATAGTAATAAAAGTCTTAGCAACATGCTCTTGTGGTTGTTTGCATTCAAAGGGGATTGATGAATGAGTCTTCATTGTTTGGAGATTTCAACCATCATCGTTTGGTCACATCCTGTGTCTGTCGGCAATTACTttggtgagaagttacggccactgCAGCATGTATCGCCTTACCTCGGGGATGTATGTTACCCGGATACTTATGAGGAGAGCAGCCTGTTCATGAGAAAGGGGGATCATCACAagggttaaattttttttttgaagaatcaTGTCTTAgtatctcaatgtcaattttgtttaatGTAAACCtagacaaattcaattcattatttttatttttctaagaaCATGACTTAtggtatatctcaatgtaaatttttgtttgttttcaattgtaaagcagaTAAATTCCATTCAAttctcatttcattgtttaatttacgttgtaattgtgtacatttcacttttcattgtttaaatataccatatatcgtttaaacatcgctttgaaatatttcaaattacagctgtatccgcttaaaaataacactcgCTCTCGcttttaaataaatgcattcatcTGTAAAAAGCAACAGCTTTAAATATGgaaaagttgcccatcaatacacaatgtttctctttagaagtcggcttgatttacaatgcctagtcagGGCGATGGGCCATCATCAAGATTCTATGATTGTGACCCGGATCCATAGCAAAGGCACGTGCAATGTAACTCGCTGGACATCAAACGCCAGTGACTTTCGATCCTCTTTTCAGTCTCAGGCCTCTAGGCCGCCTTCGCTCACAGCGGTCGGAAGCGAAGCTCACGACTTTATGCGAAGCGCCATCGCCGGGTATGGGAATATAGTTCCTTATCGCACGGTTTGTAATTGCCGACGGtaaagtagccgctaataaatcgatggacGTTGGTGTCCGTCCGCATTATTGCAGCCGCAAGCGTGTTTGgtaagggataccataaacttgccacctctcgacatgaacaagttcgatggcaagATCtcacagagttgctgcactggtcgatcactttgtaacgatcatcgacacaacgaccaacacgaagattttggctattctcaacaatgatctctaccttcgaatgtatgtgcgggcataagtagggtctcccatttgttaaGCTTGCTCACGCCgattacataacatgcgcatcaacgaACTTGaactggcaaataaggttaaacaaaggcgattgatggttaaataattcagtaaacatgtttaaacattattgtaaaatatttaaagacgaaaaggattaatatttgaaaagtcGGGACAAGttgaattaaacaaagattgagaatgtttaaagggtaacactaaatgttaagtgtaaatcaacattctgagaccttatggagtcgacatCTTTTCACATCTAGTAAATGACGAGcctccttgatccaagcattgaacgactcgaACATTtcaatacatctcaccccaacgatcacctctcgaatagataattcgaccaatgtgccatatccgatttattaatcaaccagttgatgagcttcgggtgatgtggctgcgTAGCTCATTCACgatatcatcgaaatcttttagccgtggatgctcacgcaatgcggaagcatatgaccacagcactcctccctcaatacCTTCCTAAGTCTCGCCATTAGctataaaattggcctccaaatgtcgaaaaCATGagtgcatgtggcgaagaagggaagactctcgcaattgcgtctcacaaggcccttggacctcgTCCGacacacgaaggtaattatctcatgataatctccttcctcgtataaaagtgcatcgcctaacttagatatgaaccaagtccaattagCATCGGTCTcgctgtcgactataccgaaagGCGAcgggaaaaaaccattgtttccatctttcctcgTGGCACCCTgatgagtgtaccccgatatttttccaaggaggtgggtaccatcgagaaaacaTGACGGCTCagaagccctcttgaatcccacaatacacgcgtctgaagaaaaagaatgcacgttttaAAACGATCACGATCTCTTTCCACGATCCGCAACGCCGCCGGATTTGTCCtcgacccaccttatccacatagcAAAAGCAAACGATGTGAGTTGGAGATGTCACTGCTGATCGAGACCACCCCGGGCATGCTTtctttcccaaccaagcctgcttgtatggtatgtggacaccatatTCCCGAACATGTCCttctcgaatgtcgatggccttgtacaagggcggTCCTGAGCTTCCGAGATCACTcgtcgctaacccatttttgggacgctttcggatgtggcctgaacctatgccaccaccgcaagtgtgtgtcgggttgattgtcttgattacgaaaagtatttttgttatactcttttgatgcatgaaggcgcccaacgacaaccatcgggcGCAGCATTCCACGATCACTCCAGactgtttttcgttctttatgaatttcgaagtcaaaattccgtttgattgcatgatttcaagtacatccacgaaatgttcgacaccgtcaaaaacTTTGTCCAATATCCAATCGACAGACTTCGAATGatcgacgaggaaggaagacatcccacgcgtCGAGTAAGTCAGTCATGGGGATGAGCAGGAGCACTTTCGCGAGAATCCGAATtccgccaacacttcagtcaaatgaaaagatcaatatgttaagcggagaatataatgtttaagtgataatgacaatatttaaatgttaaattaaatacttaagcagttaCCGAATAAcataaacgactagtacaagatgttaaccagtgacggacatatttaaacactaacgAACCCATACATTGgaacaaataaaaagagaaggaacttactaacgagtaaaactcattttcattaggattcgacaatggcacatcttacgtctcgacaacaagatcaactactgacacatttgaagatggagtgcacgtgacacatccgctggaagtcgacatcgttttctattggacaaaccgttttatatccatctggtgtgataaacttaacccgacaagagaaacttgaggaccCCTATCGCTTTCACATATCTcattaacaccaactcccaagaagtccgagccgtgaacattagcactcttccctccccgttgaatctagcaataccacaaaaactctccataatatatcgggcgaaaaaccaaatcgtataaaaccaaatgaaatgaagaacaaaaataagatgaagaagaagatgtaaacaacaagcaATGAGTCaaataggcaaacaaaaaagtgcatatatgtcactgtcgagatgaaaacaaaaaagtgcatagaggttagactaggcgtgatgtgattagggcggtattttttcctccatcccaagggcaaaaagggaaatatatatcACTGctcgcgatgaagacatattgtcatcgccgacatgagtatctgtttaaacgtcaagctttttatgtttaagcaggatacatatagtgtttaaaaataacggttaCCTGTTtaaaataaagtctatatcatgtaaataatacgtaaaaccgcgtttaaatatagtgatttaacatgtttaaaatatatgttattgtttaaaattgaatgctttcagcgacatcgcgttgaagatgggtacctcctggtcatctgtttaaacatcttttatgtattttcttaaacaccgttgtcgttgtttaaagagtaaattgattat
This window harbors:
- the LOC120258982 gene encoding uncharacterized protein LOC120258982, yielding MSGGGGGRGAGVAGIPAGARKMVASLKEIVNCPEAEIYAMLKECGMDPSEAVHRLLSQDTFHEVKSKREKKKEVKEVPENRSRSVGAKSNRGARGGTDRGLRNNPSQFSSSDFAVARGKAVHQKENSENAIPTSSLESASSATYHNKSDFAPMRTPAPTTVVPDGLSYPVQPSSGYQNSWFGAPGRRSMADVVKMGRPQGKSPSVSAVASDSSYTPSVPLLSDMPPLCQRPSPSVLPCESNQESHSSQNPILKSTEITHEQNTSVGSHGSHDDWAVVDESPAATVPSVPETSGSSTLYAETPTLADGNNLHVNPHLNETEELEDDATDEDLHAEHTGSVSLSDRQVQLDNLGDDSHQTDDSINNLSSYQSQRHAFEHREVEDVNAEISSVAANLHQINLQKDLNAPSVEEIPAVIIPDHLLVTNVDCSHLSFGSFNSGIITAGFSGSFSSKPMKTSLDVAPVTEDTSSIDKSEPRNTEYYDSEQLRSALSENVASTSTTTTREDVPSATEPEIIRSDSLDATHGLQYNFPSVSDYTLPSTTEQNAAGYGFPQSNSQIQNLAPFSSLMVI